Proteins from one Malaya genurostris strain Urasoe2022 chromosome 2, Malgen_1.1, whole genome shotgun sequence genomic window:
- the LOC131429633 gene encoding proton-coupled amino acid transporter-like protein pathetic isoform X1 has product MEPVTVKIDPPEQNVEKGKTEQAIRPQWTGSSKSDVNNYIFGNMKASLTDVPTQTAAGSTLPLVGMPRDDEEAACYNPFENRKLTHPTSDVDTLIHLLKGSLGSGILAMPLAFVNAGLWFGLGATIAIGAICTYCIHILVKCSHVLCRRAQIPSLCFADVAETAFLAGPEGIKKYSRLARFIINLFLVLDLLGCCCIYNVFVASNIKQVVDYYTHSHLDVRYYIVLLLVPLIFINLIRKLKYLTPFSMIANILIGTGVGITLYYIVQDLPSFSERQIIAEIHHMPMFFGTVIFALEGIGVVMPLENNMKTPQNFIGCPGVLNTGMAIVVGLYASVGFLGYLKYGDETKGSITLNLPVEDVLAQAVKIMIAVAIFLTYTLQFYVPMEIIWKNVKHNFNQHAEAAEYSIRIGLVTLTVVIAAALPNIGPFVTLIGAVCLSTLGMMFPAVIELVTYYEKPGYGRFNWILWKNIGLIFFGVIGFVTGTYVSIEEFSQHLEEV; this is encoded by the exons GCCATCCGCCCGCAATGGACCGGTTCCAGCAAGTCCGATGTGAACAActacatttttggcaacatgaaGGCCAGCCTCACGGATGTCCCAACGCAAACGGCGGCCGGTTCTACGCTACCGCTAGTTGGCATGCCCAGAGATGACGAAGAGGCAGCGTGCTACAACCCGTTTGAAAATCGGAAACTGACTCACCCCACCTCGGATGTTGACACGTTGATACATCTGCTGAAAGGATCGCTCGGGTCCGGTATCCTTGCGATGCCACTGGCGTTCGTGAATGCCGGCCTATGGTTTGGATTGGGAGCTACGATAGCTATTGGTGCCATCTGTACCTACTGTATTCATATTCTAGTGAAGTGTTCGCACGTGTTGTGTCGGAGGGCGCAGATTCCGTCGCTGTGTTTTGCGGATGTGGCCGAAACAGCATTCCTCGCTGGACCAGAGGGCATTAAAAAGTACTCCCGGTTGGCGAGATTCATCATTAACCTGTTTCTAGTGCTGGATCTGCTGGGCTGTTGCTGCATCTACAACGTATTCGTCGCTAGCAATATCAAACAGGTGGTGGATTACTACACACACAGTCATCTTGATGTCCGGTATTACATTGTGCTTTTATTGGTACCGCTGATTTTTATCAATTTGATCAG GAAACTGAAATATCTGACGCCATTCTCGATGATCGCCAACATTCTGATTGGAACGGGCGTCGGTATCACTTTGTATTACATAGTCCAGGACTTGCCATCGTTCTCGGAAAGGCAAATTATCGCGGAAATACATCATATGCCAATGTTCTTCGGAACTGTCATCTTCGCCCTGGAAGGTATCGGCGTAGTCATGCCACTGGAAAATAACATGAAAACTCCACAGAACTTCATCGGATGCCCCGGCGTTTTGAACACTGGCATGGCAATTGTTGTTGGACTATACGCCAGCGTTGGTTTCCTTGGGTATCTCAAATACGGGGATGAAACTAAGGGCAGCATAACACTGAACTTGCCAGTGGAGGATGT TCTTGCTCAAGCTGTAAAGATAATGATCGCGGTCGCAATTTTTCTCACTTACACACTACAGTTCTATGTGCCGATGGAAATCATCTGGAAGAACGTGAAGCACAACTTCAATCAGCATGCTGAGGCCGCAGAGTATAGCATCCGAATTGGACTTGTG ACACTTACCGTGGTAATCGCCGCTGCTCTCCCCAACATTGGGCCGTTTGTGACGTTGATCGGAGCCGTCTGTCTCAGCACCCTCGGTATGATGTTCCCAGCCGTAATCGAACTGGTAACCTATTATGAGAAGCCAGGCTACGGCCGCTTTAACTGGATCCTGTGGAAGAACATTGGGCTTATCTTTTTCGGCGTGATTGGTTTTGTTACCGGTACCTACGTCAGTATCGAAGAATTCTCCCAGCACCTGGAAGAAGTTTAA
- the LOC131429633 gene encoding proton-coupled amino acid transporter-like protein pathetic isoform X2 → MDNFKKKTSGRPNLEYTAIRPQWTGSSKSDVNNYIFGNMKASLTDVPTQTAAGSTLPLVGMPRDDEEAACYNPFENRKLTHPTSDVDTLIHLLKGSLGSGILAMPLAFVNAGLWFGLGATIAIGAICTYCIHILVKCSHVLCRRAQIPSLCFADVAETAFLAGPEGIKKYSRLARFIINLFLVLDLLGCCCIYNVFVASNIKQVVDYYTHSHLDVRYYIVLLLVPLIFINLIRKLKYLTPFSMIANILIGTGVGITLYYIVQDLPSFSERQIIAEIHHMPMFFGTVIFALEGIGVVMPLENNMKTPQNFIGCPGVLNTGMAIVVGLYASVGFLGYLKYGDETKGSITLNLPVEDVLAQAVKIMIAVAIFLTYTLQFYVPMEIIWKNVKHNFNQHAEAAEYSIRIGLVTLTVVIAAALPNIGPFVTLIGAVCLSTLGMMFPAVIELVTYYEKPGYGRFNWILWKNIGLIFFGVIGFVTGTYVSIEEFSQHLEEV, encoded by the exons GCCATCCGCCCGCAATGGACCGGTTCCAGCAAGTCCGATGTGAACAActacatttttggcaacatgaaGGCCAGCCTCACGGATGTCCCAACGCAAACGGCGGCCGGTTCTACGCTACCGCTAGTTGGCATGCCCAGAGATGACGAAGAGGCAGCGTGCTACAACCCGTTTGAAAATCGGAAACTGACTCACCCCACCTCGGATGTTGACACGTTGATACATCTGCTGAAAGGATCGCTCGGGTCCGGTATCCTTGCGATGCCACTGGCGTTCGTGAATGCCGGCCTATGGTTTGGATTGGGAGCTACGATAGCTATTGGTGCCATCTGTACCTACTGTATTCATATTCTAGTGAAGTGTTCGCACGTGTTGTGTCGGAGGGCGCAGATTCCGTCGCTGTGTTTTGCGGATGTGGCCGAAACAGCATTCCTCGCTGGACCAGAGGGCATTAAAAAGTACTCCCGGTTGGCGAGATTCATCATTAACCTGTTTCTAGTGCTGGATCTGCTGGGCTGTTGCTGCATCTACAACGTATTCGTCGCTAGCAATATCAAACAGGTGGTGGATTACTACACACACAGTCATCTTGATGTCCGGTATTACATTGTGCTTTTATTGGTACCGCTGATTTTTATCAATTTGATCAG GAAACTGAAATATCTGACGCCATTCTCGATGATCGCCAACATTCTGATTGGAACGGGCGTCGGTATCACTTTGTATTACATAGTCCAGGACTTGCCATCGTTCTCGGAAAGGCAAATTATCGCGGAAATACATCATATGCCAATGTTCTTCGGAACTGTCATCTTCGCCCTGGAAGGTATCGGCGTAGTCATGCCACTGGAAAATAACATGAAAACTCCACAGAACTTCATCGGATGCCCCGGCGTTTTGAACACTGGCATGGCAATTGTTGTTGGACTATACGCCAGCGTTGGTTTCCTTGGGTATCTCAAATACGGGGATGAAACTAAGGGCAGCATAACACTGAACTTGCCAGTGGAGGATGT TCTTGCTCAAGCTGTAAAGATAATGATCGCGGTCGCAATTTTTCTCACTTACACACTACAGTTCTATGTGCCGATGGAAATCATCTGGAAGAACGTGAAGCACAACTTCAATCAGCATGCTGAGGCCGCAGAGTATAGCATCCGAATTGGACTTGTG ACACTTACCGTGGTAATCGCCGCTGCTCTCCCCAACATTGGGCCGTTTGTGACGTTGATCGGAGCCGTCTGTCTCAGCACCCTCGGTATGATGTTCCCAGCCGTAATCGAACTGGTAACCTATTATGAGAAGCCAGGCTACGGCCGCTTTAACTGGATCCTGTGGAAGAACATTGGGCTTATCTTTTTCGGCGTGATTGGTTTTGTTACCGGTACCTACGTCAGTATCGAAGAATTCTCCCAGCACCTGGAAGAAGTTTAA
- the LOC131429194 gene encoding proton-coupled amino acid transporter-like protein pathetic gives MSQDTETIDLYNPFENRRLTHPTTNVDTLIHLIKGSLGSGILAMPLAFKNAGLWFGLGATFAIGVICTYCIHILVKCAHLLCHRERIPSLSFSDVAEIAFRTGPDKVKKYFRMARFSIDLFLVLDLMGCCSIYLVFVATNAKQVVDHYTQSDYNVRYYILLLLAPLICINLIRELKFLTPFSIIANILIGIGVGIIIYYTTRNIPPVSERPAIAPLYRMPMFFGTVIFALEVIGVVMSLENNMKTPQSFIGCPGVLSIGMSFVVLLYTSVGFLGYLKYGDETKSSITLNLPVEDFLAQAVKILISVAIFFSYSLQFYVPMEIIWRNTKHNFEEPRDAAEYAIRIGLVTLTVAIAAFLPNIGPFVTLIGAVCLSTLGLMFPAIIELVTYYEQPGYGSCYWVLWKNIVLILFGVVGFITGTYVSIVEFTQHLEEEI, from the exons ATGTCTCAGGATACAGAGACTATCGATCTCTATAACCCGTTTGAGAACCGCAGATTAACGCATCCAACAACCAATGTGGACACCTTGATACATCTGATCAAAGGTTCCCTCGGATCAGGTATTCTAGCAATGCCGTTGGCTTTCAAGAACGCTGGTTTGTGGTTCGGGCTAGGAGCAACTTTTGCCATTGGTGTCATCTGTACCTACTGTATACATATATTAGTGAAGTGCGCTCATCTTTTGTGTCATCGAGAGCGAATCCCTTCGTTGAGCTTTTCCGATGTGGCTGAAATAGCTTTCCGTACTGGACCCGATAAAGTTAAGAAATACTTTCGAATGGCGAGATTCAGTATTGATCTTTTTCTGGTACTTGATCTGATGGGCTGCTGCTCCATTTATCTGGTTTTTGTTGCAACCAACGCCAAGCAGGTGGTAGATCACTACACCCAGAGTGACTATAATGTTCGGTATTACATTCTACTTTTGTTGGCTCCACTAATTTGCATCAACTTAATCAG AGAACTCAAATTCCTCACACCGTTTTCGATTATTGCCAACATTCTCATAGGGATAGGTGTCGGTATCATTATTTACTATACAACACGGAATATACCTCCAGTTTCCGAACGGCCAGCCATCGCACCGCTTTATCGCATGCCCATGTTCTTTGGAACAGTTATTTTCGCTCTGGAAGTGATCGGCGTTGTCATGTCACTGGAAAATAACATGAAAACTCCACAAAGCTTCATTGGATGCCCCGGAGTACTGAGTATTGGAATGTCCTTTGTGGTTCTACTATATACTAGCGTTGGATTTCTTGGCTATCTCAAGTACGGAGATGAAACGAAGAGCAGCATTACATTGAATTTACCGGTGGAAGACTT TTTGGCTCAAGCGGTGAAAATTTTGATCTCGGTGGCAATCTTTTTCTCATACTCACTCCAGTTTTACGTACCGATGGAAATCATTTGGAGAAACACTAAGCATAATTTCGAAGAACCTAGAGATGCAGCTGAATACGCGATCAGAATCGGACTTGTG ACACTCACTGTAGCAATCGCCGCCTTCTTGCCCAACATTGGTCCATTCGTGACCCTGATAGGAGCCGTATGTCTCAGCACCCTGGGCCTTATGTTTCCAGCCATTATTGAACTGGTCACCTACTATGAACAGCCAGGATATGGAAGCTGTTACTGGGTGCTTTGGAAAAACATTGTGCTAATTTTGTTCGGTGTAGTTGGTTTCATTACCGGGACATACGTTAGTATAGTAGAGTTTACCCAGCATTTGGAAGAAGAAATATAG